A window from Symbiopectobacterium purcellii encodes these proteins:
- the dhaK gene encoding dihydroxyacetone kinase subunit DhaK: MKKLINKVDDVIREQLEGFALAHPELTVNTEPFYVCRRSDKPKVALISGGGSGHKPMHAGFVGFGMLDGACPGHIFTSPTPDQMYECVQKVNNENGVLLLIKNYTGDILNFETAAELLHGECIAVQVAVIDDDVAVKDSLYTAGRRGVATTVLAEKLLGAAAEEGYSLEQCSALATRIADQGRSIGVALSSCTVPAAGKPSFSLPEDEIEFGIGIHGELGIRREKYTDGDTIVSAMLDEILDNTPYVRTLRQWDREKGEWFDDTRTTTPLNAGDNVIVLVNGLGATPASELYGVYRKVAEILAAKHINIARNLVGTYCSAIDMQGVSITVLKADDEMLSLWDFPVSTPALRWKM, translated from the coding sequence ATGAAAAAGCTCATCAACAAAGTCGATGATGTTATCAGAGAACAGCTTGAAGGTTTCGCACTCGCCCACCCCGAATTGACGGTGAATACCGAGCCTTTCTATGTTTGCCGACGATCGGACAAGCCCAAAGTGGCGCTGATCTCCGGCGGGGGCTCTGGGCATAAACCAATGCATGCTGGTTTCGTTGGTTTTGGCATGCTGGATGGTGCATGCCCCGGCCATATCTTTACCTCGCCTACGCCCGATCAAATGTATGAGTGTGTGCAGAAGGTCAATAACGAAAATGGCGTATTGCTGCTGATCAAAAACTACACCGGGGATATTCTTAACTTTGAGACCGCCGCAGAACTGTTGCACGGTGAATGCATTGCCGTACAGGTGGCCGTCATTGACGATGATGTCGCGGTGAAAGACAGCTTATACACGGCGGGTCGTCGTGGGGTTGCCACCACTGTGCTGGCAGAGAAGCTGCTGGGGGCAGCGGCAGAAGAGGGATATAGCCTGGAGCAATGCTCAGCGTTGGCGACGCGTATTGCCGATCAGGGCCGTTCTATTGGCGTCGCGCTCTCTTCGTGCACGGTGCCCGCAGCCGGTAAGCCCAGTTTTTCGTTACCGGAAGATGAAATCGAATTCGGTATTGGTATTCACGGTGAGCTGGGTATCCGTCGGGAAAAGTACACCGATGGTGACACCATTGTCAGCGCCATGTTGGATGAAATCCTTGATAACACCCCTTATGTGAGAACGCTGCGTCAATGGGATCGGGAAAAGGGCGAATGGTTTGATGATACCCGCACCACGACGCCGCTCAATGCGGGCGACAATGTGATTGTGCTGGTTAACGGGTTGGGCGCGACGCCAGCCTCTGAGCTGTACGGGGTGTATCGCAAAGTAGCGGAGATTCTGGCAGCGAAGCACATCAATATTGCCCGTAATCTGGTCGGCACCTATTGCAGTGCGATTGATATGCAGGGTGTATCCATCACGGTGCTGAAAGCGGATGATGAAATGCTCTCGCTGTGGGATTTCCCGGTCAGTACACCGGCGTTAAGATGGAAAATGTAG